One Tolypothrix bouteillei VB521301 DNA window includes the following coding sequences:
- a CDS encoding UTP--glucose-1-phosphate uridylyltransferase, with protein sequence MPTSKVRKAVIPAAGFGTRLFPATKVVKKELFPIVDRDGKVKPVILAIVEEAIAGGIEEIGIVVQPSDRDIFADFFQKPVKPELFKKLSLENQEYCRYLQELGKKITILTQEEQEGYGHAVYCAKEWVQDETFLLMLGDHIYSSDIERSCARQVLDVYEQVNQNVVGLIEMPETIIHKAGCVTGVWHSVNEILTLTQVYEKPSVEYARQNLRVGGIAKDRFLCIFGLYVLTSKIFDFLEEHIQSNFRERGEFQLTSCLEQLRQDEGITGYIMKGKTFDIGMPEAYWQTIIDFRG encoded by the coding sequence ATGCCAACAAGTAAAGTCAGAAAAGCTGTGATTCCCGCCGCAGGTTTTGGCACTCGACTGTTTCCTGCGACTAAAGTTGTGAAAAAAGAACTTTTCCCCATTGTCGATCGCGATGGAAAGGTAAAACCCGTTATTCTAGCCATTGTTGAAGAGGCGATCGCGGGTGGAATTGAAGAAATTGGGATTGTCGTGCAACCGAGCGATCGCGATATTTTTGCAGATTTTTTCCAAAAACCAGTCAAACCAGAGCTTTTCAAGAAACTTTCTTTAGAAAATCAAGAATATTGCAGGTATCTCCAAGAATTAGGCAAGAAAATTACAATTTTGACTCAAGAAGAGCAAGAAGGCTACGGTCATGCAGTATACTGTGCCAAAGAATGGGTACAAGATGAAACATTCCTGCTCATGCTTGGAGACCACATTTACTCATCAGATATCGAAAGATCCTGTGCGCGTCAAGTTTTAGATGTCTACGAACAAGTCAATCAAAACGTTGTCGGATTAATAGAAATGCCAGAGACGATAATTCATAAAGCGGGTTGTGTTACAGGAGTTTGGCACTCCGTCAATGAGATTTTGACACTTACCCAAGTTTATGAAAAGCCATCTGTAGAATACGCAAGGCAGAACCTGCGCGTAGGAGGAATAGCAAAGGATCGCTTTCTGTGTATATTTGGGCTATATGTACTGACGTCGAAAATATTTGACTTTCTCGAAGAACATATTCAGAGCAATTTTCGGGAACGGGGTGAATTTCAATTGACATCTTGTCTTGAGCAATTGCGTCAAGATGAGGGAATCACAGGTTATATTATGAAAGGTAAAACTTTTGACATCGGTATGCCAGAAGCGTATTGGCAAACGATAATTGATTTTAGAGGTTAG
- a CDS encoding L,D-transpeptidase, which produces MAMAKNDSLTRIVMLLCFGTAFLSLVVHWRITTSTTPQSNLAKTSKTALRTEGQGQKADGQNRITLLSAFAPSKQTTNPASQNRQLVVDLSDRRVYVYSGETVIASYPIGVGKRGWETPTGSFQILHKQRNPIWQHPITGKIFASGTDSPLGDRWIGFWTDGRNQIGFHGTPDAQVIGSAISHGCLRMRNPDVRLLYKQVALGTPVEVRQ; this is translated from the coding sequence ATGGCAATGGCAAAAAATGATTCTTTAACGCGCATAGTGATGCTTCTTTGTTTTGGGACGGCATTTCTATCTCTCGTTGTCCATTGGCGCATCACAACTTCTACAACCCCTCAATCCAATTTAGCAAAGACATCCAAAACAGCTTTGAGAACAGAGGGTCAAGGACAAAAGGCAGATGGCCAAAATCGCATAACTTTGCTGTCCGCATTTGCGCCCTCAAAGCAAACGACAAATCCTGCATCTCAAAACAGACAACTCGTCGTTGATTTAAGCGATCGCCGCGTCTACGTCTATAGTGGGGAGACTGTAATAGCGAGTTACCCAATAGGTGTTGGTAAGAGAGGTTGGGAAACTCCCACTGGTTCGTTTCAAATCTTGCACAAACAACGCAATCCTATCTGGCAACACCCCATCACGGGTAAAATTTTTGCGTCTGGTACTGATAGCCCATTAGGAGACCGATGGATCGGTTTTTGGACAGATGGGCGAAATCAAATTGGCTTTCACGGAACCCCAGACGCTCAAGTTATAGGCAGTGCCATATCTCATGGCTGTTTGCGTATGCGTAATCCTGATGTTCGCTTGCTCTACAAACAAGTCGCCTTGGGAACACCAGTAGAAGTCAGGCAATGA
- a CDS encoding anti-sigma factor family protein, whose product MTTDSQFNDRSHSANPQKDLQSGDGRHTNELTGAIDMVKRDRFELLSAYLDGEVTAAERKQVEEWLDTDLTVQYLYARLLKLRQGVRTLPVPQQQSSQETAEQVLARVQRRSRLVWLSGAAVAACAIGAMSGLLGESRIPQFAQQRIEKTAETPAVVASPLMVAINNPVIPIPKTAEVAPEKSLREEVQPPDLLLELDDIN is encoded by the coding sequence ATGACTACTGATTCTCAATTTAATGACCGCTCCCACTCGGCAAATCCTCAAAAAGATTTGCAATCCGGGGATGGCAGGCATACCAATGAATTAACGGGTGCTATAGATATGGTGAAGCGCGATCGCTTCGAGTTATTAAGTGCTTACCTCGATGGTGAGGTGACAGCTGCCGAACGCAAGCAAGTAGAAGAATGGCTGGATACTGACCTGACAGTTCAGTACCTGTATGCACGACTGTTGAAATTGCGGCAAGGAGTTAGAACTCTTCCAGTACCGCAGCAACAGTCCTCACAAGAAACAGCCGAACAAGTATTGGCACGCGTACAAAGGCGTTCTCGGCTCGTTTGGCTGAGTGGTGCTGCTGTGGCTGCGTGTGCGATCGGAGCAATGTCTGGTTTGCTAGGTGAATCGAGAATACCGCAATTCGCACAACAGCGAATAGAAAAAACTGCAGAAACACCAGCGGTGGTTGCTTCACCGCTGATGGTTGCTATCAACAACCCGGTGATTCCCATCCCAAAAACAGCAGAAGTGGCTCCCGAAAAATCGCTTCGCGAAGAGGTGCAACCACCAGACCTTCTTCTGGAGTTAGATGATATTAATTGA
- a CDS encoding M23 family metallopeptidase: protein MTVYSVSHFQNKSKINSLVTNALVGIFAALPVVFTSPARALQVQVSPESPQLGDTISVMVNLENADPSNNVTVTSGDDKYPVYEIAPNQYRAFIPTTPLETPGNRTIQVSGEGQVQNLTLQVRSRKFPVQRINLPPGKAGVNATEHELQRVAAFKALQTPEKYWQGPFLAPNRGRVSTIYGIRRYYNGKFAKDYYHRGLDYAGGAGSPVVAPAAGRVSLVGRVSEGFRVHGNVVGIDHGQGVTSVFLHLSRINVKEGDFVQPGQLIGAVGSTGASTGPHLHWGLYVNGKSIDPVPWRKQEVK, encoded by the coding sequence ATGACCGTGTATAGCGTTAGCCATTTTCAGAACAAATCAAAAATCAACAGCCTTGTAACCAATGCTCTTGTTGGCATTTTTGCTGCTTTACCTGTTGTGTTTACCTCACCTGCACGGGCTTTACAAGTACAAGTTAGCCCGGAATCTCCTCAATTAGGAGACACCATATCGGTTATGGTCAATTTAGAGAATGCAGATCCCAGTAACAATGTAACCGTTACAAGTGGGGATGATAAGTACCCAGTATATGAAATTGCACCAAATCAGTATCGTGCTTTCATCCCTACGACACCATTGGAAACTCCTGGGAATAGAACTATCCAAGTGTCGGGAGAAGGGCAGGTGCAGAACTTGACATTACAAGTACGATCTCGCAAATTTCCCGTACAACGAATCAATTTACCTCCCGGAAAAGCAGGAGTCAACGCCACAGAACACGAACTTCAACGTGTTGCGGCTTTTAAAGCGTTGCAAACACCGGAAAAATATTGGCAAGGTCCTTTCCTAGCACCAAACAGAGGACGAGTTAGCACAATTTATGGCATACGTCGCTACTATAATGGTAAATTTGCTAAGGACTACTACCATCGGGGACTTGACTATGCAGGAGGCGCAGGTTCACCTGTTGTGGCTCCGGCTGCGGGCCGAGTCTCCTTGGTGGGTAGAGTCTCTGAAGGATTTCGAGTCCACGGTAATGTAGTTGGTATCGATCACGGGCAAGGTGTAACTAGCGTTTTTTTGCACTTGAGCCGCATCAATGTAAAGGAGGGCGATTTTGTTCAACCCGGTCAACTCATTGGTGCAGTCGGTTCAACAGGCGCTTCCACGGGACCCCATCTCCACTGGGGTTTGTACGTCAATGGTAAATCTATTGACCCAGTACCCTGGCGAAAACAAGAAGTTAAATAA
- the dapF gene encoding diaminopimelate epimerase has product MAIEFTKYHGLGNDFILIDNRSSSTPAITPEQAIQLCDRHFGIGADGVIFALPGEKGNDYTMRIFNSDGSEPEMCGNGIRCLAAFLADLEGTQRKSDKYAIETLAGVMTPQLMLDGQVRVDMGLPKLLAGEIPTTLAPDDEKVIDRPIQVAGKTWNVTCVSMGNPHCITFVEDVAAVPLEVIGPQFENHPLFPRRTNTEFIEVVRRDYVKMRVWERGAGITLACGTGACASLVAGVLTGKCDRIATVELPGGPLEIEWSELDQRVYMTGPAERVFTGKIS; this is encoded by the coding sequence ATGGCAATTGAATTTACTAAGTATCATGGTTTGGGTAATGACTTTATCTTGATTGACAATCGCTCGTCATCCACTCCCGCCATTACACCAGAACAAGCAATTCAGTTATGCGATCGCCACTTTGGTATCGGTGCTGACGGTGTCATTTTTGCACTACCTGGCGAAAAGGGTAATGACTATACCATGCGGATTTTCAACTCCGATGGTTCAGAACCAGAAATGTGTGGTAATGGTATTCGCTGTTTGGCGGCTTTCCTCGCTGATTTGGAAGGAACTCAGAGAAAAAGCGACAAATATGCCATCGAGACGTTAGCTGGCGTAATGACGCCCCAACTGATGTTAGATGGTCAAGTTAGAGTAGATATGGGGCTGCCAAAATTACTGGCTGGTGAAATTCCTACGACTCTCGCTCCCGATGATGAAAAAGTTATCGATCGACCGATACAAGTTGCAGGAAAAACTTGGAATGTGACCTGTGTTAGTATGGGTAACCCTCACTGCATTACTTTTGTAGAAGATGTTGCGGCTGTTCCTCTGGAAGTTATCGGTCCTCAGTTTGAAAACCACCCCCTATTTCCCCGACGCACAAACACAGAATTTATTGAAGTGGTCCGTCGCGACTACGTGAAAATGCGAGTCTGGGAACGCGGAGCGGGTATAACTTTAGCTTGCGGGACGGGTGCTTGTGCATCATTGGTGGCTGGGGTACTGACAGGAAAATGCGATCGCATAGCGACTGTGGAACTTCCCGGAGGACCATTGGAAATCGAATGGTCAGAACTAGACCAACGGGTTTACATGACCGGACCTGCTGAGCGAGTTTTTACTGGGAAAATCAGCTAA
- a CDS encoding cation:proton antiporter has product MQEDFRLIVDLVSVFAVAACGGLLAALLRQPVLLGYLIGGMVVGPAGLGLIKEVIQVETLAQFGVAFLLFALGVEFSFSELRKVQNIALGGGGLQIALTILVTVMVCGVTGAWATLPAKGIFLGAILSLSSTAVVLKCLMERNETETPHGQVMLGILIVQDLALGLMLAVLPALHQPGEAIGVAVLLALLKIGLFAAGAVVAGIWLIPPLLQLLARTESRELFLLGVVALCLGIALLTEYLGLSIEMGAFVAGLMISEVEYADQTLSYVEPLRDIFASLFFASIGMLIDPVFLWNNLELILGLVALVFVGKLIIITPLVRLFRYPLKTALIAGLGLAQIGEFSFVLASEGQALGLVSRRIYLLILGTTAVTLVLTPFVLRSVPILFDWIESVPWLKTFLSDEGQPLEVTKELSLKDHVVVCGYGRVGRNLVKLLLSRELPIVVIDQSETRIQQLRDAGIPYVYGNCVSLHVLETAGVNTARGMAIALPDPMSTRLCLKRALELSPDLNVVVRATNDKSIEVLYQLGAREVVQPEFEASLEMVTYILTEVGLSPALVQQQMQEIRNSHYLDLRPTRTASEVSRDLQQATQDLNKRWYPLPSGSPLIGMSLEEADMRYLTGVSLMAIRREGGEEIDFPSVETKLQEGDRLLIVGSDGEFAALDEFAKGNVAVPGENSACQWVTVSTDSSMVGKTLGDLDIHNQYGVKVQAMRRDGKFIRFPNDSMDLQARDQVLVCGSLVAVNQLVQLLAPETIVPLAVPMVKAGEADALKEFLPMDSLLD; this is encoded by the coding sequence GTGCAGGAAGATTTTAGGCTGATAGTTGATTTAGTTTCGGTTTTCGCCGTGGCTGCTTGTGGCGGTCTGCTGGCGGCGCTTTTGCGACAACCCGTTTTATTGGGGTATCTAATTGGCGGAATGGTCGTCGGACCAGCCGGACTGGGACTGATCAAAGAAGTCATTCAAGTAGAAACTTTGGCTCAGTTCGGAGTCGCCTTTCTATTATTTGCCCTAGGTGTGGAGTTTTCGTTTTCGGAACTTAGAAAAGTTCAAAACATAGCTCTTGGGGGTGGTGGGCTACAAATAGCCCTGACAATTTTGGTCACCGTTATGGTTTGCGGGGTGACTGGGGCTTGGGCAACTTTGCCGGCTAAAGGTATATTTCTGGGGGCAATTTTGTCTCTCTCTTCCACAGCAGTTGTCCTAAAATGCTTGATGGAGCGTAATGAAACAGAAACGCCCCACGGGCAAGTGATGCTGGGTATTTTGATCGTACAGGACTTGGCATTGGGGCTGATGTTGGCGGTCTTACCAGCGCTTCATCAACCAGGGGAAGCTATCGGTGTGGCGGTACTCCTGGCACTGTTAAAGATTGGGTTATTTGCTGCTGGTGCTGTTGTTGCTGGAATTTGGCTCATCCCACCTTTGTTACAATTGCTAGCCCGCACGGAAAGTCGCGAATTATTTTTGTTAGGAGTGGTGGCGCTGTGTTTGGGCATTGCCCTACTTACAGAGTACTTGGGGCTTTCTATCGAAATGGGAGCATTTGTTGCAGGTTTGATGATTTCGGAGGTAGAATATGCCGACCAAACTTTATCATACGTGGAGCCACTGAGAGATATTTTTGCCAGTTTGTTCTTTGCTTCCATCGGGATGTTAATCGATCCAGTATTTTTATGGAACAATCTGGAACTGATTCTGGGGTTAGTAGCACTGGTATTTGTAGGTAAGCTGATAATTATAACACCATTGGTAAGATTGTTCCGTTATCCATTAAAAACGGCGTTAATTGCTGGATTGGGATTGGCTCAAATTGGGGAATTTTCCTTTGTGCTTGCTAGTGAAGGACAAGCATTGGGGCTGGTTTCCCGACGAATATATTTATTGATATTGGGAACAACAGCGGTGACACTGGTACTTACCCCATTTGTGCTGCGTTCGGTTCCGATTTTATTTGATTGGATAGAGTCAGTCCCTTGGCTAAAGACGTTTTTAAGTGATGAGGGTCAGCCTTTAGAAGTTACCAAAGAATTATCATTGAAAGATCATGTAGTGGTTTGCGGCTATGGGCGAGTGGGACGAAATTTAGTTAAGTTACTGCTTTCTCGCGAGTTACCTATTGTTGTCATTGACCAGTCGGAAACAAGAATTCAGCAATTGCGGGATGCGGGAATTCCTTATGTCTACGGCAATTGTGTCAGTCTTCACGTTTTAGAAACAGCTGGGGTAAATACTGCACGAGGAATGGCGATCGCACTTCCCGACCCCATGAGCACTCGTCTTTGCTTAAAACGGGCTTTGGAATTATCTCCCGATCTCAATGTGGTTGTTCGTGCGACTAATGATAAAAGCATTGAAGTCCTCTACCAACTTGGCGCACGAGAAGTTGTGCAACCAGAGTTTGAGGCGAGTTTGGAAATGGTAACCTACATTCTTACAGAAGTGGGCTTATCACCTGCACTCGTGCAGCAACAAATGCAAGAAATTCGCAACAGTCATTATTTAGACCTCAGACCCACGCGTACTGCTTCAGAGGTTTCTCGCGATTTGCAACAAGCAACTCAAGACCTCAACAAGCGCTGGTATCCCCTACCATCAGGTTCGCCTCTCATTGGTATGTCCTTGGAAGAAGCCGATATGCGCTACTTAACGGGAGTGAGTTTGATGGCTATTCGCCGCGAAGGAGGTGAAGAAATTGACTTTCCTTCTGTCGAAACCAAATTGCAAGAGGGCGATCGCTTGTTGATTGTCGGTTCTGATGGCGAGTTTGCTGCATTGGATGAATTTGCCAAAGGAAACGTTGCTGTTCCCGGTGAAAACAGCGCATGCCAATGGGTTACGGTGAGTACGGATTCTTCAATGGTTGGTAAAACTTTGGGTGATTTGGACATCCACAACCAGTATGGAGTCAAAGTGCAGGCAATGCGACGAGATGGAAAATTTATCCGTTTTCCTAATGACAGTATGGACTTACAAGCTCGCGACCAAGTTTTAGTATGTGGTAGCTTAGTTGCTGTCAATCAACTCGTGCAGTTGCTTGCACCGGAAACTATAGTGCCTTTGGCTGTACCAATGGTAAAAGCTGGTGAAGCTGACGCACTTAAGGAGTTTCTTCCCATGGATAGCTTGCTGGATTAA
- the leuS gene encoding leucine--tRNA ligase, with protein MESRYNPAEIEEKWQTTWTEQGLDKKPTEKNKPKYYALSMFPYPSGSLHMGHVRNYTITDVIARLKRMQGYRVLHPMGWDAFGLPAENAAIDRGVPPAKWTYENIAQMRQQLKRLGFSIDWDCEVATCSPDYYKWTQWIFLQFFKAGLAYQKEAAVNWDPVDQTVVANEQVDGEGRSWRSGAKVERKLLRQWFLKITDYAEELLNDLDKLPGWPERVKLMQANWIGKSTGAYLEFPIVGLEEKIGVYTTRPDTVYGVSYVVLAPEHPLTQRVTTPENQASVEVFVKEVSNQSELERTAEDKPKRGIPTGGKAINPFTGEEIPILIADYVLYEYGTGAVMGVPAHDARDFKFAKEKNLPIKVVIVPAEAAGKPTSEEGLHSAYTEPGIVVNSKQFDGMASTDAKQAMVEYAEQQGFGKARVQYRLRDWLISRQRYWGAPIPVIRCPKCGIVPVPDEDLPVLLPDNVEFSGRGPSPLAKLESWVNVPCPTCGTPALRETDTMDTFIDSSWYFLRFPDAKNEKQVFDSLEANDWMPVDQYVGGIEHAILHLLYSRFFTKVLRDRGLLNFDEPFQRLLTQGMVQGLTYMNPNKSGKDKWVPSHLVNPNDPRDPETGEPLQRLYATMSKSKGNGVAPEDVIDKYGIDTARMFILFKAPPEKDLEWEETDVEGQFRFLNRVWRLVSEYANQPRAVGDTQTQLSKPEKDLRRAIHTAIKEVTEDVEGEYQFNTAVSELMKLSNALTEASCKNSPVYAEGIQTLVVLLAPFAPHISEELWHQLGNVESIHTQAWPKYEESALVADEITLVIQINGKKRADLQVPAQADKAELEKYARESEIVRRHLEGKEIKKVIVVPGKLVNFVVG; from the coding sequence GTGGAGTCCCGATACAACCCGGCAGAAATTGAGGAAAAATGGCAAACAACATGGACAGAACAAGGCTTGGATAAAAAGCCAACAGAAAAGAACAAGCCAAAATACTACGCCCTGTCCATGTTCCCCTATCCTTCGGGCAGCCTGCACATGGGGCACGTGCGTAATTATACAATTACTGATGTGATAGCTCGCCTCAAACGGATGCAAGGGTATCGGGTCCTACATCCCATGGGTTGGGATGCTTTTGGTTTGCCCGCAGAAAATGCTGCGATCGACAGGGGTGTACCACCTGCTAAATGGACTTATGAAAATATTGCCCAAATGCGCCAGCAATTAAAGCGCTTGGGCTTCTCTATCGATTGGGATTGTGAAGTTGCTACTTGTTCGCCAGACTATTACAAATGGACGCAGTGGATTTTCTTGCAGTTTTTTAAAGCAGGTTTGGCTTACCAGAAAGAAGCGGCTGTTAACTGGGACCCCGTTGACCAAACTGTAGTGGCTAACGAACAAGTGGATGGCGAAGGACGTTCTTGGCGAAGTGGGGCAAAAGTTGAGCGCAAACTTTTGCGACAGTGGTTCTTAAAGATTACTGACTATGCTGAAGAACTGTTGAACGACCTCGACAAATTACCCGGTTGGCCCGAACGTGTTAAGTTGATGCAGGCAAACTGGATAGGTAAATCAACAGGCGCGTACTTGGAATTCCCTATTGTTGGGTTGGAAGAAAAAATCGGCGTGTACACCACTCGCCCAGATACAGTTTATGGTGTGAGTTATGTGGTGTTGGCACCAGAACATCCTTTGACACAACGTGTCACGACACCAGAAAATCAAGCCTCTGTGGAAGTCTTTGTCAAAGAAGTTTCCAATCAAAGCGAATTGGAACGAACTGCTGAGGATAAACCCAAGCGCGGTATTCCCACAGGTGGCAAAGCCATTAATCCATTTACTGGGGAAGAAATTCCCATTTTGATTGCTGACTACGTGCTGTATGAATACGGTACGGGTGCTGTGATGGGTGTTCCAGCACATGATGCACGGGATTTTAAGTTTGCCAAAGAAAAGAATTTACCCATCAAAGTCGTGATTGTGCCAGCAGAAGCAGCAGGCAAACCGACTTCAGAAGAAGGGCTGCACTCAGCATACACGGAACCGGGTATTGTTGTTAATTCCAAGCAATTTGATGGGATGGCATCCACAGATGCAAAACAAGCGATGGTGGAATATGCCGAACAGCAAGGTTTTGGCAAAGCAAGAGTCCAATACCGCTTGCGAGATTGGTTGATTTCAAGGCAAAGGTATTGGGGCGCACCCATCCCAGTGATTCGTTGTCCCAAATGTGGCATAGTCCCCGTTCCAGATGAAGATTTGCCTGTCTTGTTACCAGATAATGTAGAATTTAGCGGGCGCGGACCTTCTCCTTTGGCTAAGTTGGAAAGCTGGGTTAATGTACCCTGTCCAACTTGTGGAACCCCAGCATTGCGCGAAACAGACACGATGGATACTTTTATTGATTCTTCGTGGTATTTCTTGCGCTTCCCTGATGCGAAGAATGAAAAGCAAGTCTTTGACTCTTTAGAAGCGAATGACTGGATGCCAGTGGATCAATATGTTGGCGGAATTGAACACGCCATTTTGCATTTGTTGTACTCTCGTTTCTTTACAAAAGTTTTGCGCGATAGGGGCTTGTTGAACTTTGATGAACCCTTCCAACGCTTGTTGACTCAAGGGATGGTTCAGGGATTAACTTATATGAATCCCAATAAGTCTGGAAAAGATAAGTGGGTTCCTTCTCATCTTGTGAATCCAAACGATCCTCGCGATCCAGAAACTGGCGAACCACTGCAACGTCTTTACGCTACCATGTCAAAATCTAAGGGAAATGGTGTTGCACCAGAAGATGTGATCGACAAATACGGTATAGATACTGCCCGGATGTTCATCTTGTTTAAAGCACCACCAGAAAAAGATTTGGAGTGGGAAGAGACTGACGTGGAAGGTCAGTTCCGCTTCTTGAACAGGGTTTGGCGATTGGTTAGCGAGTATGCAAATCAACCAAGGGCAGTTGGCGATACTCAAACTCAACTGAGTAAACCAGAGAAGGATTTGCGACGGGCAATCCATACTGCTATCAAAGAGGTAACGGAAGATGTTGAGGGTGAGTATCAGTTCAACACGGCTGTGTCTGAATTGATGAAATTAAGTAATGCTTTGACTGAAGCAAGTTGCAAAAATTCACCAGTTTATGCAGAGGGTATTCAAACTTTAGTTGTCTTGTTAGCACCTTTTGCACCTCACATTTCTGAGGAATTGTGGCATCAATTGGGTAATGTGGAATCAATTCACACACAAGCTTGGCCCAAGTATGAAGAATCTGCTTTGGTTGCTGATGAAATCACCTTAGTGATTCAAATCAATGGCAAAAAACGTGCGGATCTTCAAGTTCCCGCCCAAGCTGATAAAGCTGAATTGGAAAAATATGCTCGTGAATCAGAAATTGTCCGGCGTCACCTTGAGGGCAAAGAAATTAAAAAGGTCATTGTAGTACCAGGCAAGTTGGTAAATTTTGTAGTTGGTTGA
- a CDS encoding Hfq-related RNA-binding protein, translating to MITEFDTSLPSIRQVQNLIKEGAAIQIKLLTGDLLTGKMIWQDVQCLCCVDDHNQHVTVWKQAIAYIKPM from the coding sequence ATGATTACTGAATTTGATACCTCTCTCCCTAGTATTCGACAAGTACAAAACCTAATTAAGGAAGGTGCTGCTATCCAAATCAAACTGCTAACTGGTGACCTACTTACCGGGAAAATGATATGGCAAGACGTGCAGTGTTTGTGTTGTGTAGACGACCATAACCAGCACGTAACCGTTTGGAAGCAAGCGATCGCTTATATCAAACCCATGTAG
- a CDS encoding sigma-70 family RNA polymerase sigma factor, which translates to MSQSIPLSWSTVDARLPEASVQVDKLSNHDLILRCQAGLRPDRAAFAELLRRYQSQVDRVLYHLAPDWPDRADLAQEVWIRVYRNINRLQEPSKFRGWLSRIATNLFYDELRKRKRVVSPLSLDAPRAVDDGEMDWEIAGDTPGPEEELTTREFYEQLREAIADLPEVFRTTIVLREIEGLAYEEIAEITGVSLGTVKSRIARARARLQSQLQNYLDA; encoded by the coding sequence ATGAGTCAATCGATTCCTTTATCCTGGTCAACGGTTGATGCGAGGCTTCCTGAAGCGTCAGTGCAAGTTGACAAACTCTCAAATCACGACCTAATTCTGCGCTGTCAAGCTGGACTACGTCCGGATCGTGCTGCGTTTGCGGAATTGCTGCGTCGCTATCAATCTCAAGTTGACCGGGTATTATACCATTTGGCTCCTGATTGGCCCGATCGGGCTGATTTGGCTCAAGAGGTTTGGATTCGCGTTTATCGGAATATTAACCGATTACAAGAACCATCCAAATTCCGGGGCTGGTTGAGCCGCATTGCTACCAACTTGTTTTACGATGAGTTGCGGAAACGCAAGCGGGTTGTCAGTCCCCTGTCGCTGGACGCTCCCCGAGCGGTAGACGATGGCGAGATGGATTGGGAAATTGCAGGAGATACTCCCGGACCGGAAGAAGAACTGACCACTAGAGAATTTTACGAACAACTGCGTGAAGCGATCGCCGATTTGCCTGAGGTGTTCCGCACAACGATTGTTCTTAGAGAAATCGAGGGTTTGGCATACGAAGAAATTGCCGAAATCACCGGGGTCTCTTTGGGAACAGTCAAGTCCAGAATTGCTAGAGCAAGAGCGAGATTGCAATCTCAGTTGCAAAATTATCTAGATGCATAA
- a CDS encoding late competence development ComFB family protein, producing MSIEKIVEQALQDGYLTPAMEAEVGRICDNASELSIEEYMALDRLMGSLLTGEVMAVPRKQFINVMEELVLTEAIARVAEIEATSESSLDVGDIAAYALNRLPPLYATTEEGATYQRQRARAQLQELIAQQVNEAIARSLDRPTVGNTPVGTRNTSNEVLRQVSALLESYAPQFEQKG from the coding sequence ATGAGTATAGAAAAAATTGTGGAACAAGCTCTCCAGGATGGTTATCTTACACCAGCAATGGAAGCAGAAGTCGGGCGAATTTGTGATAACGCTAGCGAACTGTCAATCGAAGAGTACATGGCGTTGGACCGACTGATGGGATCGCTTTTAACTGGCGAGGTCATGGCGGTACCGCGCAAACAGTTTATCAACGTCATGGAAGAATTGGTACTCACCGAGGCGATCGCTCGCGTCGCAGAAATTGAAGCGACTAGCGAAAGTTCTCTGGATGTCGGGGATATCGCCGCTTATGCCCTCAACCGCCTACCACCCCTGTACGCTACCACAGAAGAAGGTGCTACCTACCAGCGCCAACGGGCTAGAGCACAACTTCAGGAATTAATTGCTCAACAAGTTAATGAAGCAATTGCTCGCAGTCTCGATCGACCTACTGTTGGCAACACGCCGGTAGGAACTAGAAACACAAGCAATGAAGTTTTGCGACAGGTGAGCGCTTTACTTGAATCTTACGCACCCCAATTTGAGCAAAAAGGATGA
- a CDS encoding gamma-glutamylcyclotransferase family protein translates to MVKLDTPYPGLLKVFVYGTLKPGEDNYDRYCAGKVVDAVSAIARGKLFALPVGYPAMAPGNSSVRGYLLSFANAKVLTDLDELEDYHPATDESENLYIRQQIEVHDLQGQSLGWAWVYLMKEELATKLGGIFLPDGWWSKL, encoded by the coding sequence ATGGTGAAATTAGACACTCCATATCCCGGTTTGTTAAAAGTTTTCGTTTACGGCACTCTCAAACCAGGTGAAGATAATTATGACAGATATTGTGCTGGTAAAGTTGTAGATGCTGTGAGTGCGATCGCAAGGGGGAAATTGTTTGCCCTGCCTGTGGGATATCCTGCGATGGCACCAGGCAATAGTTCTGTACGCGGTTATTTGCTTTCGTTTGCTAACGCTAAGGTTTTAACAGACTTAGACGAACTCGAAGATTATCACCCTGCAACAGACGAGTCAGAAAACCTTTACATACGTCAACAAATAGAAGTCCACGATTTACAGGGACAGTCATTAGGTTGGGCTTGGGTCTACTTAATGAAAGAAGAACTAGCAACCAAACTAGGAGGTATCTTTCTCCCTGATGGTTGGTGGTCTAAATTATGA